In Rhinatrema bivittatum chromosome 1, aRhiBiv1.1, whole genome shotgun sequence, a single genomic region encodes these proteins:
- the LOC115098843 gene encoding olfactory receptor 1020-like: MANRNETSVTSFILLGLVPVREQRIVLFVTFLIMYLITLLGNGAIIAVIRIDARLHTPMYFFLSVLSSVDICIISVIVPSMLKNLISESKSISFSGCLTQLYFFISLAGSECFLLAAMAYDRYVAISSPLQYTIVMNPRLCYYLVAGSFAGGFLKSLLHTLMVLRLSFCGSNIINHFFCDLTALYKLSCTVTSLNELMIFIEGPFTLMAPFVIIVLSYCCIIIAILKISSTEGRHKAFSTCFSHLTVVTLLYGSIIVMYVRPSSTYSPEKDRITALIYTAVTPMLNPFIYSLRNSDMKVAIRKAIVRKCICHWM, encoded by the coding sequence ATGGCGAATAGAAATGAAACCTCTGTGACCAGCTTTATTCTGCTTGGCTTGGTGCCTGTTCGGGAGCAGCGCATTGTCCTCTTCGTGACGTTTCTGATCATGTACCTCATCACCTTACTGGGAAATGGAGCTATCATCGCTGTGATCCGTATTGATGCTCGTCTCCAtacccccatgtactttttcctcagCGTCCTGTCCTCAGTGGACATCTGTATTATATCAGTCATTGTTCCATCCATGCTGAAAAACCTCATATCTGAGAGTAAAAGCATCTCCTTCTCTGGCTGCCTAACCCAactctatttttttatttctttagcgGGATCAGAGTGTTTCCTTCTAGCAGCGATGGCTTATGACCGCTATGTGGCCATCAGTTCCCCTTTGCAGTATACGATAGTGATGAATCCAAGGCTGTGTTATTATTTAGTGGCTGGTTCCTTTGCAGGGGGATTCCTCAAGTCCCTTCTGCACACTCTTATGGTCCTCAGGTTATCTTTCTGTGGGTCCAATATTATCAACCACTTCTTTTGTGATCTGACTGCCCTGTACAAGTTGTCCTGCACTGTCACCTCCCTTAATGAGCTAATGATCTTTATAGAGGGTCCTTTTACTCTGATGGCCCCCTTTGTAATAATAGTGTTATCCTACTGCTGCATTATCATAGCCatcctgaagatctcatctacAGAGGGGAGGCACAAAGCCTTTTCCACCTGTTTCTCCCACCTTACCGTGGTTACCTTATTGTACGGCTCTATCATTGTTATGTATGTGCGGCCTTCCTCAACATATTCCCCAGAGAAAGACAGGATTACAGCCCTGATATACACTGCTGTGACACCCATGTTAAATCCATTCATTTACAGCCTGAGGAACAGCGATATGAAGGTGGCTATAAGAAAAGCAATTGTTAGAAAATGTATTTGTCATTGGATGTAA